A single Mixta calida DNA region contains:
- a CDS encoding YpfN family protein — MEWVKEYWWIIVILLLVGVLMNVYKDLKRIDHKKYMANKPDLPPHRDFNDKWDDDDDWPNKKK; from the coding sequence ATGGAATGGGTAAAAGAGTACTGGTGGATCATTGTGATCCTGTTGCTGGTCGGCGTGCTGATGAACGTCTATAAGGATTTGAAGCGTATCGACCATAAGAAATATATGGCTAATAAGCCCGATCTGCCGCCCCATCGCGATTTCAACGATAAGTGGGACGATGATGACGACTGGCCAAACAAGAAGAAATAG
- the bamC gene encoding outer membrane protein assembly factor BamC, with protein MAYSVKKSTVATIVGLSTVMLLAGCSNDQRYKRQVSGDESYLQAAELQDLRAPAGMILPLQNGDYDVPHAAGNGAVGKQLDIRPPAQPLALINGARAQFSGNTGVLMMENSRSGSVWPQVVNVVQSYRFPIASQQDASQQLTTDWVEWNRADEDNQYRGRYQISVQQQGYQQALTVKLLQLQQAGNDVSSPTQIQRYTAQMLNDISTGLDKMETAAQDAAASRSASQIDVQSGADDTGLPNLILRAPFNVSWQRLPAALQRIGMDITDSNRSQGSMKVTYKAPGDSTWDEIGAKDPQLPNGDYTLQVGDLDNRSSLQFIDPKGHVLTQSQNDALVAVLQAALSK; from the coding sequence ATGGCTTATTCAGTAAAAAAGTCCACGGTAGCGACTATCGTTGGGCTGTCCACGGTAATGCTGCTGGCGGGTTGCTCTAACGATCAGCGCTATAAGCGCCAGGTCAGCGGGGATGAATCTTATTTGCAGGCGGCTGAGCTGCAGGATTTACGCGCGCCGGCGGGGATGATTCTGCCGCTGCAAAACGGCGATTATGATGTACCGCACGCGGCCGGCAACGGCGCGGTCGGCAAGCAGCTGGACATTCGTCCGCCTGCTCAGCCGCTGGCGTTGATAAACGGCGCGCGCGCGCAGTTCAGCGGCAATACCGGCGTGCTGATGATGGAGAACAGCCGCAGCGGTTCCGTCTGGCCGCAGGTGGTGAACGTGGTGCAGTCTTACCGCTTCCCGATCGCCAGCCAGCAGGACGCCAGCCAGCAGCTGACGACCGACTGGGTCGAGTGGAACCGCGCCGATGAAGATAACCAGTACCGCGGCCGCTATCAGATCAGCGTGCAGCAGCAGGGTTATCAGCAGGCACTGACGGTTAAACTGCTGCAGCTGCAGCAGGCGGGCAATGATGTTTCCTCGCCCACGCAGATCCAGCGTTATACCGCGCAGATGCTGAACGATATCAGCACCGGCCTGGATAAGATGGAAACCGCCGCGCAGGACGCCGCCGCCAGCCGCAGCGCTTCGCAGATCGACGTGCAGAGCGGCGCCGATGACACCGGCCTACCGAATCTGATCCTGCGTGCGCCTTTCAATGTCTCCTGGCAGCGTCTGCCAGCCGCGTTGCAGCGCATCGGCATGGATATCACCGACAGCAACCGCTCGCAGGGCAGCATGAAGGTGACCTACAAAGCGCCGGGCGACAGCACCTGGGATGAGATCGGCGCCAAAGATCCGCAGCTGCCGAACGGCGACTATACGCTGCAGGTCGGCGATCTCGACAACCGCAGCAGCCTGCAGTTTATCGACCCGAAAGGCCATGTCCTGACGCAGTCGCAAAACGACGCGCTGGTGGCGGTCCTTCAGGCCGCGCTCAGCAAGTAA
- a CDS encoding AI-2E family transporter — protein MLALLIQWYRRRFSDPEAIALLVILLAAFFILFFFSDLLAPLLVALVLAYLLEWPTVRLERLGCSRSWATTIVLAFFVGVLLLFVLVVAPVAWQQGINLLHDTPNMLNQLYLFSAELPARFPALADAGIVDIVIDNLRSRLSGVGESVVKYSLASLVGLMTLAIYLVVVPLMVFFLLKDKQQMLDAVRRVLPRNRGLAGQVWSEMNQQITNYIRGKVLEMVVVGVATWIAFVVLGLNYALLLAVLVGLSVLIPYIGALAATLPVICVGLFQWGLGSDFWTMMVVYLIIQALDGNVLVPVLFSEAVNLHPLVIIMAVVIFGGLWGFWGVFFAIPLATLIKAVVHAWPDTLRTEP, from the coding sequence ATGCTGGCTCTTCTTATTCAATGGTATCGCCGTCGCTTTAGCGACCCGGAAGCCATTGCTCTGCTGGTGATTTTGCTGGCAGCGTTTTTTATTCTGTTCTTTTTCAGCGATCTGCTGGCGCCGCTGCTGGTGGCGCTGGTGCTCGCTTATCTGCTGGAGTGGCCGACCGTGCGGCTTGAGCGCCTGGGCTGCTCGCGCAGCTGGGCCACCACCATCGTGCTGGCCTTTTTCGTCGGGGTGTTGCTGCTGTTCGTGCTGGTGGTAGCGCCGGTCGCCTGGCAGCAGGGCATTAACCTGCTGCACGACACGCCGAACATGCTGAACCAGCTCTATCTCTTTTCCGCAGAACTGCCGGCGCGTTTTCCGGCGCTGGCCGATGCCGGGATTGTCGATATCGTGATCGATAACCTGCGCAGCCGTCTCTCCGGCGTGGGCGAATCGGTGGTGAAATACTCCCTGGCGTCGCTGGTGGGGCTGATGACGCTGGCTATCTATCTGGTGGTAGTACCGCTGATGGTTTTCTTCCTGCTAAAGGACAAACAGCAGATGCTTGACGCGGTGCGCCGCGTGCTGCCGCGCAACCGCGGGCTGGCGGGGCAGGTCTGGAGCGAGATGAATCAGCAGATTACCAACTATATTCGCGGCAAAGTGCTGGAAATGGTGGTGGTCGGCGTGGCTACCTGGATCGCCTTTGTGGTGCTGGGGCTGAACTACGCGCTGCTGCTGGCGGTGCTGGTGGGGCTGTCGGTGCTAATCCCTTATATCGGCGCGCTGGCGGCGACGCTGCCGGTAATCTGCGTCGGCCTGTTTCAGTGGGGGCTGGGCAGTGATTTCTGGACGATGATGGTGGTCTATCTGATCATCCAGGCGCTGGACGGCAACGTGCTGGTGCCGGTGCTTTTTTCCGAAGCGGTCAACCTGCATCCGCTGGTGATTATTATGGCGGTGGTGATTTTCGGCGGGCTGTGGGGATTCTGGGGCGTGTTTTTCGCCATTCCGTTGGCGACGCTGATTAAAGCGGTGGTGCACGCCTGGCCGGATACCCTGCGCACGGAGCCGTAG
- the bcp gene encoding thioredoxin-dependent thiol peroxidase, which yields MNPLKAGDTAPKFSLPDQDGEQVNLTDFQGQRVLVYFYPKAMTPGCTVQACGLRDNMDELKKAGVEVLGISTDKPEKLSRFAEKELLNFTLLSDENHEVSEQFGVWGEKTFMGKTYDGIHRISFLIDANGTIEKVFDDFKTSNHYDIVMDYLKSA from the coding sequence ATGAATCCACTGAAAGCCGGTGACACCGCACCGAAATTTAGCTTGCCCGATCAGGACGGCGAACAAGTAAATTTGACCGACTTCCAGGGACAGCGCGTGTTGGTCTACTTCTACCCTAAAGCGATGACGCCCGGCTGCACCGTGCAGGCGTGCGGCCTGCGCGATAATATGGACGAGCTGAAAAAAGCGGGTGTGGAAGTGCTGGGCATCAGCACCGACAAGCCGGAAAAGCTATCGCGCTTCGCAGAAAAAGAGCTGCTGAACTTTACCCTGCTCTCGGATGAAAACCATGAGGTCAGCGAGCAGTTCGGCGTCTGGGGCGAGAAAACCTTTATGGGTAAAACCTATGACGGCATTCACCGCATCAGCTTTCTGATCGACGCCAACGGCACCATTGAAAAAGTGTTCGACGATTTCAAAACCAGCAACCATTACGACATCGTTATGGATTACCTGAAGTCCGCCTGA
- the ypfH gene encoding esterase, with the protein MNLSYVVVQNPSTPPQQLFLLYHAAGDNPVAMGEIGGWFAEVYPQALVISVGGPEPGGQAPGRQWYSETALNDASLQQRVDEAMPQFLRSVSEWQQQTGIAPEATALIGFSQGSVMVLEGSKAQPALAGRIVAFSGRYASLPEQATAKTTIHLIHGQDDEIYQAELAQQAAARLTALGGDVTLDIVEDLPHAIDQRSMNLALDHLRYTVPRRYFEEALSGGKPRESDVITLM; encoded by the coding sequence ATGAATCTGAGCTATGTTGTCGTACAGAATCCATCCACGCCGCCGCAGCAGCTGTTTCTGCTCTACCACGCCGCCGGCGATAACCCGGTTGCCATGGGCGAGATTGGCGGCTGGTTTGCCGAGGTTTACCCTCAGGCGCTGGTGATCAGCGTCGGCGGCCCGGAACCGGGCGGTCAGGCGCCGGGCCGTCAGTGGTACAGCGAAACGGCTCTGAACGACGCCAGCTTACAGCAGCGCGTGGATGAAGCGATGCCGCAGTTTCTGCGGTCGGTCAGCGAGTGGCAGCAGCAAACCGGCATTGCGCCAGAGGCCACGGCGCTGATTGGGTTTTCTCAGGGCAGCGTCATGGTGCTGGAGGGCAGCAAGGCGCAGCCGGCGTTGGCCGGTCGCATCGTAGCGTTTAGCGGACGCTACGCCAGCCTGCCGGAACAGGCGACGGCAAAAACCACTATCCATCTGATCCATGGCCAGGACGATGAGATCTATCAGGCGGAGCTGGCGCAGCAGGCGGCGGCGCGTCTGACCGCGCTGGGAGGCGACGTGACGCTGGATATTGTTGAGGACCTGCCACACGCTATCGACCAGCGCAGTATGAATCTGGCGCTGGATCATCTGCGCTATACCGTGCCGCGCCGCTACTTTGAAGAGGCGTTAAGCGGCGGTAAGCCGAGGGAGAGTGATGTTATTACGCTGATGTAA
- a CDS encoding sensor domain-containing diguanylate cyclase: MLRLLRPKTDLRTLITLLAVASIVITLANSLYAAWRVQREQLITNTLEANRVYAAKLAATTGQFFQQAQLQLAWSAAQIGAHFDDETLLQTEVERLRQQTNSFNSVAVVDAGGWLRAISPESLMLKGMHLNSASSREALERRLPLIGQPSISAANNLIVFISRPVWSETGGYLGYVGGTLYLKRKSALNELLLSQFYRDGTQLYVLDRDDRVLYHQNSQLVGKKLAPLLHQEAGAYASSGYQEITNEKGEPVLAGYAHVPDSDWTIFAVKPTRITLAPLSSLLFQVMQHSLPLALLTLAAAWLLARLIALPLWHLARKASQMDEQDAALEINGVRSWYFEAAQIKRALLSGIGLLHNKIGQLKSEVQTDPLTQLLNRRGLHAVLEYFSTTQQPFAVLALDIDHFKRVNDTWGHDVGDRVIQQTARQLKSCARQTDVVCRSGGEEFLMILPGADEGTALALAERVRAATQQHAIEPVGEVTLSVGVSCWLSDSETLEESFRRADEALYRAKRAGRNCVVAASSAHNERRAWR; encoded by the coding sequence ATGCTAAGGCTGCTACGGCCGAAAACGGACTTACGGACGCTTATTACCCTGCTGGCGGTCGCCAGTATCGTTATCACCCTGGCTAATTCTCTCTATGCCGCCTGGCGTGTTCAGCGCGAGCAGCTGATTACGAATACGTTGGAAGCCAACCGCGTCTACGCCGCCAAGCTGGCCGCCACGACCGGACAGTTTTTCCAGCAGGCGCAGTTGCAGCTTGCCTGGTCTGCCGCTCAGATTGGCGCGCATTTTGACGATGAGACGCTGCTACAGACGGAAGTGGAGCGACTGCGGCAGCAAACCAACAGCTTTAACTCGGTGGCGGTTGTCGACGCTGGCGGCTGGTTGCGCGCCATATCGCCGGAATCGCTGATGTTAAAGGGCATGCACCTCAATTCCGCCAGTTCCCGTGAGGCGCTGGAGCGGCGCCTGCCGCTGATTGGGCAACCCAGTATCTCGGCAGCGAATAACCTCATCGTTTTTATCTCGCGGCCCGTCTGGTCAGAAACCGGCGGCTATCTCGGCTACGTCGGCGGCACCCTCTACCTGAAGCGCAAAAGCGCGCTTAACGAGCTGCTGCTTAGCCAGTTCTACCGCGACGGCACGCAGCTTTATGTGCTGGATCGCGATGATCGCGTGCTCTATCACCAGAACAGCCAGCTGGTCGGCAAAAAACTCGCGCCGCTGCTGCATCAGGAGGCGGGCGCTTACGCCAGCAGCGGCTATCAGGAGATAACCAATGAGAAAGGCGAACCCGTGCTGGCCGGTTATGCGCACGTGCCGGATTCCGACTGGACTATCTTCGCCGTTAAGCCGACGCGCATTACGCTGGCGCCGCTCAGCAGTCTCCTTTTTCAGGTCATGCAACATTCCCTGCCTTTGGCTCTGCTAACGCTGGCCGCCGCCTGGCTGCTGGCGCGGCTGATCGCGCTGCCGCTGTGGCATCTGGCGCGTAAGGCGAGCCAGATGGATGAACAGGATGCCGCGCTGGAGATTAACGGCGTGCGATCCTGGTATTTCGAGGCGGCGCAGATTAAACGGGCGCTGCTTTCCGGTATTGGCCTGCTGCACAATAAAATCGGCCAGCTGAAGTCGGAAGTGCAGACCGATCCGCTGACCCAGCTGCTTAACCGGCGCGGCCTGCATGCGGTGCTGGAATATTTCTCCACCACCCAGCAGCCTTTTGCCGTACTGGCGCTTGATATCGATCACTTCAAACGGGTCAACGACACCTGGGGACACGATGTGGGCGACAGGGTTATCCAGCAGACCGCGCGCCAGCTAAAAAGCTGCGCCCGCCAGACGGATGTGGTCTGTCGTAGCGGCGGCGAAGAGTTTCTGATGATTCTGCCCGGCGCCGACGAGGGGACCGCGCTGGCGCTGGCGGAGCGGGTGCGCGCCGCCACGCAGCAGCACGCCATCGAGCCGGTTGGCGAAGTGACGCTGTCGGTTGGCGTCAGCTGCTGGCTCTCCGACAGCGAAACGCTCGAAGAGAGCTTCCGCCGCGCCGATGAAGCGCTCTACCGCGCCAAGCGCGCAGGACGCAACTGCGTGGTCGCCGCTTCCTCAGCGCATAATGAAAGGCGCGCCTGGCGATAA
- the ypfJ gene encoding KPN_02809 family neutral zinc metallopeptidase: protein MRWQGRRESDNVEDRRSQSPTVGAGRMRIPRGKGGIILLVIVMVAGYYGYDLTPLLTGGEPVSQQSSTQRVSPQDDEAAKFTSVILATTEDTWQKLFTQMGKQYKAPHLVMYRNATRTGCGTGQSVMGPFYCPADETVYIDLSFYDELKNKLGADGDFAQGYVVAHEVGHHVQKLLGIEPKVRQMQQNASQAQVNQLSVKMELQADCFAGVWGHYMQKEQVLEPGDLQEALNAAEAIGDDRLQQQSQGRVTPDSFTHGTSEQRYSWFKRGFDGGDPGQCDTFASR, encoded by the coding sequence ATGCGTTGGCAAGGGCGTCGCGAGAGCGACAACGTAGAAGATCGTCGAAGTCAGTCACCCACCGTGGGCGCCGGACGTATGCGTATTCCGCGCGGCAAGGGCGGGATTATTTTGCTGGTGATTGTGATGGTCGCTGGTTATTACGGCTATGACCTGACGCCGCTGCTGACCGGCGGCGAGCCGGTCTCGCAGCAGAGCAGTACGCAGCGCGTCAGCCCGCAGGATGATGAGGCGGCGAAATTCACCTCTGTTATCCTTGCCACGACGGAAGATACTTGGCAAAAGCTGTTTACCCAGATGGGCAAGCAGTATAAAGCGCCGCACCTGGTGATGTACCGCAACGCGACGCGCACCGGCTGCGGCACCGGCCAGTCGGTGATGGGCCCCTTTTACTGTCCGGCCGATGAAACCGTTTATATCGATCTCTCCTTTTATGATGAGCTGAAGAACAAGCTGGGCGCCGACGGCGATTTTGCGCAGGGCTATGTCGTGGCGCACGAAGTCGGACACCATGTGCAGAAGCTGCTTGGCATCGAACCGAAAGTGCGTCAGATGCAGCAGAACGCTTCTCAGGCTCAGGTTAATCAGCTTTCGGTGAAGATGGAGCTGCAGGCGGACTGCTTCGCGGGCGTCTGGGGCCACTATATGCAGAAAGAACAGGTTCTGGAGCCGGGCGATCTGCAGGAAGCGCTGAACGCCGCTGAAGCGATTGGCGACGATCGGTTGCAACAGCAGAGCCAGGGCCGCGTTACGCCCGACAGTTTCACTCATGGCACCTCTGAACAGCGCTACAGCTGGTTTAAACGCGGCTTTGACGGCGGCGATCCCGGTCAGTGCGATACCTTCGCCAGCCGCTAA
- a CDS encoding glycine cleavage system transcriptional repressor translates to MPQTPQHFLVITALGVDRPGIVNTITRHVSSCGCNIEDSRLAMLGDEFTFIMLLSGSWNAITLIESTLPLKGAELELLIVMKRTNAGSRPPMPETVWVQVEVNDSPHIIERFTDLFDSHQMHIAELVSRTQPSQENQPPLLYIQITAHSPAHRDATLIEQAFHALCTELHAQGTISVVNYPQHDEKMESSDESTESR, encoded by the coding sequence TTGCCGCAGACACCGCAACACTTTTTGGTCATCACGGCGTTGGGCGTCGATCGTCCCGGCATCGTGAACACCATTACCCGTCATGTCAGCAGCTGCGGCTGTAATATCGAAGATAGCCGTCTGGCGATGCTCGGCGATGAGTTCACTTTTATTATGCTGCTTTCCGGCAGCTGGAACGCCATTACCCTGATCGAATCCACGCTGCCGCTAAAGGGCGCCGAACTGGAGCTGCTGATCGTCATGAAGCGCACCAACGCCGGCAGCAGGCCGCCGATGCCGGAAACCGTCTGGGTGCAGGTAGAGGTCAATGACTCGCCGCACATCATCGAACGTTTCACCGATCTGTTCGACTCGCACCAGATGCATATCGCGGAACTGGTCTCGCGCACGCAGCCATCGCAAGAAAACCAGCCGCCTTTACTCTATATTCAAATCACCGCGCACAGCCCGGCGCATCGGGACGCAACATTAATTGAGCAGGCGTTTCATGCCCTATGTACAGAACTGCATGCGCAAGGCACTATTAGCGTCGTGAATTATCCTCAGCATGACGAAAAAATGGAGAGTAGTGATGAATCCACTGAAAGCCGGTGA
- the purC gene encoding phosphoribosylaminoimidazolesuccinocarboxamide synthase → MQKLAELYRGKAKTVYSTENPDLLVLEFRNDTSAGDGARIEQFDRKGMVNNKFNYFIMRKLEEAGIPTQMEALLSDNEALVKKLEMVPVECVVRNRAAGSLVKRLGVEEGMVLNPPLFDLFLKDDAKHDPMVNESYCETFGWVNKENLARMRELTYKANDVLSKLFDDAGLILVDFKLEFGLFKGEVTLGDEFSPDGARLWDKETMAKMDKDRFRQSLGGVIEAYEEVAHRLGVKLD, encoded by the coding sequence ATGCAAAAGCTAGCTGAGTTGTATCGCGGCAAAGCGAAAACCGTCTACAGCACCGAAAATCCGGATCTGTTGGTACTCGAGTTCCGCAATGATACGTCAGCAGGAGACGGGGCGCGTATCGAACAGTTCGATCGCAAAGGCATGGTGAACAACAAGTTTAACTACTTTATCATGCGCAAGCTGGAAGAGGCGGGCATCCCGACGCAGATGGAAGCGCTGCTCTCTGATAACGAAGCGCTGGTGAAAAAGCTGGAGATGGTGCCGGTTGAGTGCGTGGTGCGCAACCGCGCAGCGGGTTCGCTGGTAAAACGTCTCGGTGTGGAAGAGGGTATGGTGCTGAATCCGCCCTTGTTCGATCTGTTCCTGAAGGATGACGCCAAACACGATCCGATGGTCAATGAATCCTACTGTGAAACCTTCGGCTGGGTGAATAAAGAGAACCTGGCGCGTATGCGCGAGCTGACCTACAAAGCGAATGACGTCCTTAGCAAGCTGTTCGACGACGCCGGACTGATTCTGGTCGATTTCAAGCTGGAGTTCGGCCTGTTTAAAGGCGAAGTAACGCTGGGCGACGAATTTTCGCCGGACGGCGCGCGCCTGTGGGATAAAGAGACCATGGCCAAAATGGATAAAGATCGTTTTCGTCAGAGTCTGGGCGGCGTGATCGAAGCGTATGAGGAAGTGGCTCACCGTTTGGGCGTGAAGCTCGACTGA
- the dapA gene encoding 4-hydroxy-tetrahydrodipicolinate synthase, whose translation MFTGSIVALVTPMDDKGNVCRTSLKKLIDYHVESGTSAIVSVGTTGESATLSHDEHGDVVMLTLDLADGRIPVIAGTGANATAEGISLTKRFENSGVIGCLTVTPYYNRPTQEGLYQHFKAIAESTELPQMLYNVPSRTGCDMLPETVARLAKIKNIIGIKEATGNLSRVSQIQELVDDEFVLVSGDDATALDFMQLGGHGVISVTANIAAREMAELCRLAREGNFAEARHLNQRLMHLHQKLFVESNPVPVKWAAKKLGLIATDTLRLPMVPLSGAACPVVEQALKNAGLL comes from the coding sequence ATGTTCACGGGAAGTATTGTTGCGCTCGTTACGCCAATGGATGACAAAGGTAATGTCTGCCGTACGAGCCTGAAAAAACTGATTGATTATCATGTCGAGAGCGGAACCTCCGCCATCGTTTCTGTGGGAACTACCGGCGAATCCGCAACGCTGAGTCATGATGAACATGGCGACGTGGTGATGTTGACGCTCGACCTTGCCGACGGCCGCATCCCGGTCATCGCCGGCACCGGCGCGAACGCCACCGCAGAAGGCATCTCTCTGACCAAACGCTTCGAAAACTCCGGCGTGATCGGCTGCCTGACCGTGACGCCATACTACAACCGTCCGACGCAGGAAGGGTTGTATCAGCACTTTAAAGCGATTGCGGAAAGCACTGAACTGCCGCAAATGCTCTATAACGTCCCGTCGCGCACCGGCTGCGATATGCTGCCTGAAACGGTTGCGCGTCTGGCGAAAATCAAAAATATTATTGGGATCAAAGAGGCGACCGGGAACTTATCGCGCGTCAGCCAGATCCAAGAGCTGGTTGATGATGAGTTTGTGCTGGTGAGCGGCGACGACGCCACCGCGCTCGACTTTATGCAGCTGGGCGGCCACGGCGTGATCTCCGTGACGGCGAACATCGCCGCGCGTGAAATGGCCGAGCTGTGCCGTCTGGCGCGCGAAGGCAACTTCGCCGAGGCGCGTCATCTTAACCAGCGCCTGATGCACCTGCATCAGAAACTGTTTGTTGAATCTAATCCTGTTCCGGTGAAATGGGCCGCGAAAAAACTGGGATTAATCGCGACCGATACCCTGCGTCTGCCAATGGTTCCGTTATCCGGGGCAGCGTGTCCGGTTGTGGAGCAGGCGCTGAAAAACGCGGGTCTGCTGTAA
- a CDS encoding tRNA(Met) cytidine acetyltransferase TmcA, with translation MVSLETLTAEMRRTGIRRLAVLSGEAEWCRQQAQQWRIALSGEWITLSEASDLADALPPSALRNLLGQEFRHAIFDARNGFHSEAFAALVGTLSAGSWLLLLTPPWTTWPQRPDSDSLRWSECDAPLATPHFIHHLQRHFLTDAQVLLHQQHQPPRWPPALTLSDWQPGDARQQQHLLAKLLRAAPGIHVLTAARGRGKSALAGMLLRQWSGRCLVTAPAKVSTAVLTRFAGERFAFIAPDALLADDMQPDADWLIIDEAAAIPAPLLQRLVTRFPYVLLTTTVQGYEGTGRGFLLKFCASLPQARFYQLDAPQRWRQDDPLEKVVNAALLLDEAQEDRVASKAAIAVIRCDRDRDPARLLRLYLLLTSAHYRTTPLDFRRMMDAPGQRFFAAENPDGDIAGALWLVEEGGLSAELAQQVWAGLRRPRGSLVAQSLAAHAGFPQAAQLRSQRVSRIAVAPGLRRQRIGGRLIDAAAAQALTQGLDYLSVSFGFTDELWRFWQRSGFRLARIATQREASSGCYSAMAILPLSAAGRQLIQQAERRLARDLYWLQPLLDETIPLTPDASQPLDDEDWRALAGFAFAHRAFEVSLPALGRLLLATESVGLALHQAIIQRRSPTALAAAFGLSGRKALLNHWREEAGRLMRQQDAGRCDRERQSIAELRASAE, from the coding sequence ATCGTGAGTCTGGAAACGCTTACCGCCGAGATGCGGCGTACCGGCATTCGGCGGCTGGCGGTGTTATCCGGCGAGGCAGAGTGGTGCCGCCAGCAGGCGCAGCAGTGGCGGATAGCGCTTTCTGGAGAGTGGATAACGCTCAGCGAGGCCAGCGACCTGGCCGACGCGTTGCCGCCCTCCGCCCTGCGCAACCTGCTGGGACAGGAGTTCCGCCACGCCATTTTTGACGCCCGTAACGGGTTTCACAGCGAAGCGTTCGCCGCGCTGGTCGGCACGCTCAGCGCGGGCAGCTGGCTGCTGCTGCTGACGCCGCCCTGGACGACGTGGCCGCAGCGTCCCGACAGCGATTCGCTGCGCTGGAGCGAATGCGATGCGCCCCTCGCCACCCCGCATTTTATCCACCATCTGCAACGTCACTTTCTGACCGACGCGCAGGTGCTGCTGCATCAGCAGCATCAGCCGCCGCGCTGGCCGCCAGCATTGACGCTCAGCGACTGGCAGCCAGGCGACGCGCGGCAACAGCAACATCTGCTGGCAAAGCTGCTCAGGGCCGCGCCCGGCATTCATGTCTTAACCGCCGCGCGCGGGCGCGGCAAGTCCGCGCTGGCCGGTATGCTGCTCCGACAGTGGTCAGGCCGCTGTCTGGTAACCGCGCCCGCCAAAGTCTCCACGGCGGTGCTGACGCGTTTTGCCGGCGAGCGCTTCGCATTTATCGCGCCCGATGCGCTGTTGGCGGACGATATGCAGCCGGACGCCGACTGGCTGATTATCGACGAGGCGGCAGCCATTCCTGCGCCCCTGCTGCAACGACTGGTCACGCGCTTTCCTTATGTTTTGCTTACCACCACCGTACAGGGCTATGAAGGCACCGGACGCGGCTTTCTGCTGAAATTTTGCGCCTCGCTGCCGCAGGCGCGCTTTTATCAGCTGGATGCGCCGCAGCGCTGGCGGCAGGACGATCCGCTGGAGAAGGTCGTGAATGCCGCGCTGCTGCTGGACGAGGCGCAGGAGGATCGCGTCGCGTCAAAAGCGGCGATCGCGGTGATCCGCTGCGATCGCGACCGCGATCCGGCCCGCCTGTTGCGTCTGTATCTATTGCTGACCAGCGCGCACTACCGCACCACGCCGCTCGATTTTCGACGCATGATGGATGCGCCGGGCCAGCGCTTTTTCGCGGCGGAAAACCCTGATGGCGATATCGCCGGCGCGCTGTGGCTGGTAGAAGAGGGCGGGCTTTCCGCCGAGCTGGCGCAGCAGGTATGGGCCGGACTGCGGCGTCCGCGCGGCAGCCTGGTCGCGCAGTCGCTGGCGGCGCACGCGGGCTTTCCGCAGGCGGCGCAGCTGCGTTCGCAGCGCGTCAGCCGCATCGCCGTCGCGCCGGGGCTGCGTCGGCAGCGCATCGGCGGCCGTCTAATCGATGCCGCTGCCGCGCAGGCATTGACGCAAGGGCTGGACTATCTCTCCGTCAGCTTTGGTTTTACCGATGAGCTGTGGCGTTTCTGGCAGCGCAGCGGCTTCAGGCTGGCGCGTATCGCCACCCAGCGGGAAGCGAGCAGCGGCTGTTACAGCGCGATGGCCATTTTACCGCTGAGCGCGGCCGGGCGGCAGTTGATCCAGCAGGCGGAGCGGCGGCTGGCGCGCGATCTTTACTGGCTCCAGCCGCTGCTGGACGAAACTATTCCCCTGACGCCCGACGCCAGTCAGCCACTGGATGACGAGGACTGGCGCGCGCTCGCGGGTTTCGCCTTCGCCCATCGCGCCTTCGAGGTCAGCCTGCCCGCCCTGGGACGGCTGCTGCTGGCGACGGAAAGCGTCGGTCTGGCGCTGCATCAGGCCATTATTCAACGTCGGTCGCCGACCGCGCTGGCTGCCGCGTTTGGGCTGAGCGGCCGCAAGGCGTTGCTGAATCACTGGCGCGAAGAGGCGGGGCGGCTGATGCGGCAGCAGGACGCCGGGCGTTGTGACAGAGAACGGCAGAGCATCGCCGAATTGAGAGCTAGCGCGGAATAA